In the Deltaproteobacteria bacterium genome, one interval contains:
- a CDS encoding ABC transporter transmembrane domain-containing protein gives FTKNPTGILMSRITNDVGSVQGAVSEAVTSLLKDSFTLICLVFVIFYRDWQLAIIAMFVFPLTIYPIAKFGQKMRNIATRTQVTMGSLTTLLQETISGTRIVKAFSMEEYENKRFAQENEHLFKLALKSVSVSAVSSPFMEFLGGIGIAAIVFYGGYQVIKGVSTPGTFFSFLTALIMLYEPVKRLTNVNNTIQQGVAGAKRVFSIIDMIPDIRNDINAIDLPKISRDIDIENVTFCYEETPVLRSINLSIKAGEVVAFVGMSGGGKTTLVNLIPRFYDVTEGRILIDGHDIRNVTIESLRGQIGIVTQQTILFNDTVRNNIAYGNIEKTDENIIQAARAANAHDFITNLPKGYDTVIGEQGAKLSGGERQRLSIARALLKDAHILILDEATSSLDTEAEIEVQDALENLMKGRTTLIIAHRLSTIRNAHRIIVLANGEIVEEGTHESLLEKRGEYFKYYTMQFKDESRNSIEKTRP, from the coding sequence TTTACCAAAAATCCTACCGGCATCCTCATGTCGCGGATTACCAACGACGTCGGTTCCGTCCAGGGAGCCGTATCGGAAGCTGTCACCAGTCTCCTGAAAGATTCCTTCACTCTCATCTGTCTCGTCTTTGTTATCTTCTACCGGGACTGGCAATTAGCCATAATCGCCATGTTTGTCTTTCCGCTGACCATCTATCCTATTGCCAAGTTCGGCCAGAAAATGCGGAACATCGCAACACGCACCCAGGTGACAATGGGAAGCCTGACCACACTCCTCCAGGAAACCATATCCGGAACAAGGATTGTCAAGGCTTTCAGCATGGAAGAATATGAAAACAAGCGATTTGCACAAGAAAACGAACACCTCTTCAAGCTGGCGTTGAAGTCCGTATCCGTAAGCGCCGTATCAAGTCCCTTCATGGAATTCCTCGGAGGGATAGGCATCGCTGCGATTGTCTTCTATGGAGGTTACCAGGTAATAAAAGGCGTCTCCACACCGGGAACTTTCTTTTCTTTTCTCACAGCACTCATCATGCTCTATGAACCGGTAAAAAGGCTGACTAATGTCAATAACACTATTCAGCAGGGGGTAGCCGGCGCAAAACGGGTCTTCAGCATCATCGACATGATCCCCGATATAAGGAACGATATAAATGCCATTGATCTGCCAAAGATTTCCAGGGACATTGATATCGAGAACGTTACGTTCTGCTATGAAGAAACACCCGTTTTAAGAAGTATTAATCTCTCAATCAAAGCGGGTGAGGTTGTCGCCTTTGTCGGCATGAGCGGTGGAGGGAAAACTACCCTCGTGAATCTGATCCCGCGCTTTTACGATGTCACAGAGGGAAGGATTCTGATTGACGGCCATGATATCCGCAATGTTACTATCGAATCCCTGCGTGGGCAGATCGGTATCGTCACCCAGCAAACCATTCTCTTTAATGACACGGTGAGAAACAATATCGCCTACGGCAACATCGAAAAGACCGATGAAAATATTATCCAGGCTGCGCGTGCTGCCAACGCTCATGACTTCATCACGAACCTGCCGAAGGGATACGATACAGTTATCGGCGAACAGGGGGCAAAACTCTCCGGAGGCGAGAGACAGCGACTTTCCATTGCGAGAGCCCTGCTCAAAGATGCCCATATTCTTATTCTCGATGAGGCGACATCGTCCCTCGACACGGAAGCGGAAATCGAGGTTCAGGACGCCCTGGAAAATCTCATGAAGGGAAGAACAACCCTGATAATTGCTCACCGGCTTTCAACAATCCGTAACGCCCATCGGATAATAGTGCTTGCAAATGGTGAGATTGTTGAAGAGGGAACCCACGAATCCCTTCTGGAAAAAAGGGGAGAATACTTTAAATATTACACCATGCAGTTTAAAGATGAAAGCAGGAACAGCATTGAAAAAACTCGCCCCTAG